The following nucleotide sequence is from Mycosarcoma maydis chromosome 21, whole genome shotgun sequence.
CGCGATCCCACTCGTCACTCATGCTAGCATAGCGAGGCTCGTAGCGCGACTCTGCGCCCGAAACCAAGCTTCGATGCGGTAGGTCGAGGTCTACAAGATAGTCGCACGTGGACACGTCGACGTATCGGTCCATCTCTTGCTGGTTGAGATCATTGAATCCGCGCTGAACACGCCGCGTAATCGAGGACCACGGCCAAGCCCAGCCAAGCAACGTTTCGAGAGTATGCGCTACAGCGTCCGCATGCTCGACCGCCGAAGCTCCGTCCACATCGAAATGCTTGGGAAGAATGCCGTCGAAGTCGCTCTGGATCcactcgacctcgacgccCGCGGGGACGAGGAAGTGGGTGGGGAACCGGTGCCATTCCTTGCCATAGCACAGCCTAACCGGCTTGTCAAGCGTCGACAATGGTGTGAGGTGGATCGAGAGGTCAACACTGACACCCTTGTTCTCAGCTCCGTAGCCTCGGTCGTTGTACTCCTTCTCCTGCTCCGTAGCGACTGGCGAGAGACCGCGTGCAATGCGCTGCTGGATCGCCGGGCTGAGCGTTTCCGGGAACACGTCGGCAACCACGCGAGGCAGCTCGTACCCTTCAAAGTGAAACAGAACATCAAACGGTGAATGATAGTGGTTCAGCTGGCCCACAGATCGCAAGACGCCAAGCAGAATCGCAATCGCAAGCACCGAAGAGGTGATGGTCGTAAATACGCTCGATTTGGAAGCGCGGTAAGGAGACTTTGTGACCTGAACAAAGCCAACTTCGGCAAGTGAGCGGATCAGGTAGAGAGAGACGGCGGCGTTGAGGCAGAGTAGCGTATAGGCCGGGTACATGAAGCGTTCTTCCTTGTGTGGCTGCACACTGAGCAGAATGAACCAAAGGTAGAAAGGAGCAATGcggagaagcgcaagcgagaAGAGGCTCGACGGTTCTTCCGTCGACGCGTGGCCTTTCTTGGTTTCGAGCATTGGCCTTTGGAAGCGTTTGGGATCCAGCCTTGCGGTGACAAGCATGAGAGGAAGTgaaagcagagcaagaagaaagaagACGTTGAAATTGAGGAGCAGGTTGGAGAAATAGTAGGTGAGTGGTTCGGTGCCATAGAGCTCAGGACCAGCGCCACGGCTCCTGGAAAAGAGATTGTAGAGGACAGTGTTGAGTGGCACAAAGGAGAGCTTGCCGTATGCCAGGGTGTCAATGGCAACGGCAGGCAGTCCAAGAATGGTAGAGAGAACAGCGGCGCCAATTGCAGTCGACCACCTAGACATGACCCAGTTTGAATAATTGCCGTTTGCAACAATGTCGTCGCcgcggaggaggagctgTTCAATAACAAACGGAAGTgcgaggatgatggcgaaAGGCCAACCGATGATGGCACCCGTAGCGAACGAAAATGCGGCGAGCAGGAGGCGCTCGGATCGGAAAGGTCGCTGCGATGGATTCGAGAGAACCGACGGGTGCGACGAGGGGAGTCGTGCCGGGTAGAGGCAGGAGGAAAAGGCCAGGGTAGTAGCATGCATGACAAAAGTGGAGGGCAAGAAAGCAGTGGAAGCTTCGTAGATACCAGCGCTGGTAGCCAGAGCAATGAGACAGTAGCGTCCCACCCTAGCGCTAAAGACATCGGCAACCGCCTTGTAGAACCTGGCGTCTACAAAGGAAGAGACAAAGGCGAGAAGCAGGCGAACGGCGAAAAAGATTTGACGTTTGCCAACACCAAAGTAGGCAAGCGATTTGGTAAGAGGCCAGTACTGTGCGATGAAAGCCCAAGATCGAATCGCGAACTGAGGCGAATATTCCCAGGTTTGGAAGGGCACGGATGCGTGATGTTGACCGCGCGCAAAGACGAGAAGGTGAAGCGGTTCCCAGTAACCGAACGTCTCGTCGCAGTCCTTGATGACTGAGTACATGGCGGACGATACGCggatgatgatgaggaagcggaaggcggccgagatggatggtgaCCAAGCAGGTTTCTGGTGCATCTTAGCATAATCCTGCAACAGCGCATTGCGACGAGAGAGGAGGGCATCCTTAGCAGCCGCATCCTTAGCAGCCGAAGCTTTAGCGTAAGCAGCATTCCCCTGCTGTTGGAAGCGCAGTCCCTGAGACTTGGGAATGTGCGGTGGAGTCGCCATATCGTCGTTTCACCCACTCGCTCGAGGGTGGTGGCAAatggcaaagatggaaaCCCAAGTGACAGAGTGTTGGACAAGAAGAACGCGCAGAgttgtgattcacgattggagCTCTCAGTTGAGATCGGGGCGCTTAATCGTGATCAAGACCTTGGTAATCGCCCCAAAATCGGGAACTTCTAAAGTGCAACCAGCTCAGGCATTTTAAAGTATGCGAGATATCCGTTTTTGCTTCTCACATCTAAGTTATACTTACACAATACGCAACGAAAAGCAACCGCAACTTCGTGCATCTCTCTGCGTTCACGCTTGCtgtgagtctgtgagtgttgctCTATTCAAGACTAGT
It contains:
- a CDS encoding dolichyl-P-Man:Man(6)GlcNAc(2)-PP-dolichol alpha-1,2-mannosyltransferase (related to ALG9 - mannosyltransferase) produces the protein MATPPHIPKSQGLRFQQQGNAAYAKASAAKDAAAKDALLSRRNALLQDYAKMHQKPAWSPSISAAFRFLIIIRVSSAMYSVIKDCDETFGYWEPLHLLVFARGQHHASVPFQTWEYSPQFAIRSWAFIAQYWPLTKSLAYFGVGKRQIFFAVRLLLAFVSSFVDARFYKAVADVFSARVGRYCLIALATSAGIYEASTAFLPSTFVMHATTLAFSSCLYPARLPSSHPSVLSNPSQRPFRSERLLLAAFSFATGAIIGWPFAIILALPFVIEQLLLRGDDIVANGNYSNWVMSRWSTAIGAAVLSTILGLPAVAIDTLAYGKLSFVPLNTVLYNLFSRSRGAGPELYGTEPLTYYFSNLLLNFNVFFLLALLSLPLMLVTARLDPKRFQRPMLETKKGHASTEEPSSLFSLALLRIAPFYLWFILLSVQPHKEERFMYPAYTLLCLNAAVSLYLIRSLAEVGFVQVTKSPYRASKSSVFTTITSSVLAIAILLGVLRSVGQLNHYHSPFDVLFHFEGYELPRVVADVFPETLSPAIQQRIARGLSPVATEQEKEYNDRGYGAENKGVSVDLSIHLTPLSTLDKPVRLCYGKEWHRFPTHFLVPAGVEVEWIQSDFDGILPKHFDVDGASAVEHADAVAHTLETLLGWAWPWSSITRRVQRGFNDLNQQEMDRYVDVSTCDYLVDLDLPHRSLVSGAESRYEPRYASMSDEWDRVFCGAFLDAEFSRAVVDPRERLLTTLARKAGAAMHRAFWLPTSWPGNANLYGDYCLLRNRQSRFKPAASTT